One window from the genome of Paramormyrops kingsleyae isolate MSU_618 chromosome 3, PKINGS_0.4, whole genome shotgun sequence encodes:
- the dmtf1 gene encoding cyclin-D-binding Myb-like transcription factor 1 isoform X2, protein MNTIEDESGTVTLEAVNSVTLTQDTEGNIILHCPQNEAEHLGPDESLEPAHKRLCLSNDDELHVSGSAPRISVVTLPISENDESFEVTMTATTEMTEGDMSEGAVAQIQILQNDDTHSPQKPEEASPVSQAWFTTKEDKVTLVNKGHKWKQGMWSKEEIDILMSNIDQYIKSRGIQDPTEIIFEMSKDERKDFYRSIAWGLNRPLFAVYRRVLRMYDNRNHVGKYTPEEIDKLKELREKHGNDWATIGAALGRSASSVKDRCRLMKDTCNTGKWTEEEEQRLAEVVHELTGTEPGHAVTQGVSWASVAELVGTRSEKQCRSKWLNYLNWKQSGGTEWTKEDDMNLIGRIVELQVNDENEINWDVLAGGWSSVRSPQWLRSKWWTIKRQVSNHKELPLAVLLKGLQDLAEHQQPYSKVVVGSPRAGSTSPSSGQLQQVQIRVARLEESGATASSPMGALQIPVQIPVQITHVSSSEPSFAANDSDTITLNAGAMQAFEILPSFHLQPTGTPGTYYIQTGSSSGLPLTVSASSTVTLTASATPSSPEQIIVHGLSADSLLSSSDNVAVQMANPGVIIQTVSSDELASPAPLEASEDVDGSLAKADEGARSPRTHATSPGGEKFLQSSAEEDEEPTGVQEHLADSAFASEPLETQVVEGAVGGSAVLIVPSPNTFIQAADDIVGDSVLPLTALTDPILENQGESSD, encoded by the exons ATGAACACAATAGAGGATGAGTCTGGCACAGTGACTCTGGAAGCAGTAAACTCCGTGACATTAACCCAGGACACGGAAGGGAATATCATTCTGCACTGCCCTCAAAATG AAGCGGAGCACCTTGGACCAGATGAGAGCTTGGAGCCTGCCCACAAAAGGCTGTGCCTGTCCAATGACGATGAGCTTCACGTCTCCGGCTCTGCCCCACGCATCTCTGTCGTCACCCTCCCCA TTTCAGAGAACGATGAAAGTTTTGAGGTGACAATGACGGCCACGACGGAAATGACGGAGGGTGACATGAGCGAGGGTGCTGTGGCCCAGATCCAG ATACTGCAGAACGATGATACACACTCACCTCAGAAGCCTGAGGAGGCCTCGCCGGTCAGCCAGGCATGGTTCACAACTAAAGAGGACAAGGTCACTCTCGTGAACAAAG GTCATAAATGGAAACAGGGAATGTGGTCAAAGGAAGAGATTGACATCCTCATGAGCAATATCGACCAGTATATAAAG AGCCGGGGTATCCAGGACCCCACGGAGATCATCTTCGAGATGTCCAAAGATGAGAGGAAGGATTTCTACAGGAGCATTGCATGGGGCCTCAACCGGCCGCTGTTCGCTGTCTACCGGCGGGTCCTTCGCATGTACGACAACAGGAACCATGTTGGGAA GTACACGCCGGAGGAAATAGACAAGCTGAAAGA GCTGAGGGAGAAGCACGGCAATGACTGGGCGACAATCGGGGCAGCGCTGGGCCGCAGTGCCTCCTCGGTGAAAGACAGGTGCCGGCTGATGAAGGACACCTGCAACACGG GGAAGTGgacggaggaggaggagcaaagGCTGGCTGAGGTGGTACACGAGCTGACCGGGACGGAACCGGGCCACGCCGTCACTCAGGGCGTGTCCTGGGCCTCGGTGGCCGAGCTGGTGGGCACGCGCTCCGAGAAGCAGTGCCGCTCCAAGTGGCTGAACTACCTCAACTGGAAGCAGAGCGGCGGCACTGAGTGGACCAAGGAGGACGACATGAACCTCATCGGCAG GATTGTGGAGCTGCAGGTGAATGATGAGAATGAGATCAACTGGGACGTGCTGGCGGGGGGGTGGAGTAGCGTGCGCTCCCCCCAGTGGCTGCGCAGCAAATGGTGGACTATCAAGAGACAGGTGTCCAACCACAAGGAGCTGCCCCTGGCCG TGCTTCTGAAGGGCCTACAAGACCTGGCTGAGCACCAGCAGCCCTACAGCAAGGTCGTGGTGGGGTCACCGCGGGCCGGAAGCACCTCGCCATCCTCCGGGCAGCTCCAGCAAGTCCAGATCAGGGTTGCCCGGCTGGAAGAGAGCGGGGCCACGGCCTCCAGCCCCATGGGGGCGCTGCAGATCCCAGTGCAGATCCCGGTGCAGATCACGCACGTCT CCTCCTCAGAACCCTCCTTTGCTGCTAACGACTCTGACACGATAACACTAAACGCAGGAGCCATGCAGGCCTTTGAAATCCTGCCT TCTTTCCATCTGCAGCCGACAGGAACCCCAGGGACATACTATATCCAGACAGGCTCGAGCTCAGGCCTGCCGCTGACAGTCTCTGCCAGCTCCACGGTCACCCTGACCGCCTCAGCCACACCCTCCTCCCCTGAGCAGATCATTGTCCATGGCCTCTCG GCTGACAGCCTCCTGAGTTCCAGCGACAATGTTGCCGTGCAGATGGCTAACCCCGGCGTCATCATCCAGACGGTCTCCTCTGACGAGCTGGCCTCCCCTGCTCCCCTGGAGGCCTCTGAGGACGTAGACGGGAGCTTGGCCAAAGCAGACGAGGGTGCCAGGAGCCCCAGGACACATGCCACTAGCCCTGGGGGCGAGAAGTTCCTGCAGAGCTCGgcggaggaggacgaggagccCACAGGAGTGCAGGAGCACCTGGCGGATTCGGCCTTTGCTTCGGAG CCTCTGGAAACGCAGGTAGTGGAAGGGGCAGTAGGGGGCAGCGCAGTCCTCATCGTGCCCTCACCCAACACCTTTATCCAGGCTGCAGATGACATCGTAGGAGACTCTGTTTTGCCCCTAACAGCACTGACAG ACCCGATACTTGAAAACCAGGGGGAGAGCTCTGACTGA
- the dmtf1 gene encoding cyclin-D-binding Myb-like transcription factor 1 isoform X1 — protein MGVYCQSRFAEAPPSDANDPQLFIGQGKCSRKSGSSRTEDEAEHLGPDESLEPAHKRLCLSNDDELHVSGSAPRISVVTLPISENDESFEVTMTATTEMTEGDMSEGAVAQIQILQNDDTHSPQKPEEASPVSQAWFTTKEDKVTLVNKGHKWKQGMWSKEEIDILMSNIDQYIKSRGIQDPTEIIFEMSKDERKDFYRSIAWGLNRPLFAVYRRVLRMYDNRNHVGKYTPEEIDKLKELREKHGNDWATIGAALGRSASSVKDRCRLMKDTCNTGKWTEEEEQRLAEVVHELTGTEPGHAVTQGVSWASVAELVGTRSEKQCRSKWLNYLNWKQSGGTEWTKEDDMNLIGRIVELQVNDENEINWDVLAGGWSSVRSPQWLRSKWWTIKRQVSNHKELPLAVLLKGLQDLAEHQQPYSKVVVGSPRAGSTSPSSGQLQQVQIRVARLEESGATASSPMGALQIPVQIPVQITHVSSSEPSFAANDSDTITLNAGAMQAFEILPSFHLQPTGTPGTYYIQTGSSSGLPLTVSASSTVTLTASATPSSPEQIIVHGLSADSLLSSSDNVAVQMANPGVIIQTVSSDELASPAPLEASEDVDGSLAKADEGARSPRTHATSPGGEKFLQSSAEEDEEPTGVQEHLADSAFASEPLETQVVEGAVGGSAVLIVPSPNTFIQAADDIVGDSVLPLTALTDPILENQGESSD, from the exons ATG GGAGTATACTGCCAATCCAGATTTGCGGAGGCTCCGCCCAGTGACGCAAATGATCCTCAATTGTTCATTGGCCAGGGAAAATGTAGCAGGAAGTCAGGAAGTAGTCGGACTGAAGATG AAGCGGAGCACCTTGGACCAGATGAGAGCTTGGAGCCTGCCCACAAAAGGCTGTGCCTGTCCAATGACGATGAGCTTCACGTCTCCGGCTCTGCCCCACGCATCTCTGTCGTCACCCTCCCCA TTTCAGAGAACGATGAAAGTTTTGAGGTGACAATGACGGCCACGACGGAAATGACGGAGGGTGACATGAGCGAGGGTGCTGTGGCCCAGATCCAG ATACTGCAGAACGATGATACACACTCACCTCAGAAGCCTGAGGAGGCCTCGCCGGTCAGCCAGGCATGGTTCACAACTAAAGAGGACAAGGTCACTCTCGTGAACAAAG GTCATAAATGGAAACAGGGAATGTGGTCAAAGGAAGAGATTGACATCCTCATGAGCAATATCGACCAGTATATAAAG AGCCGGGGTATCCAGGACCCCACGGAGATCATCTTCGAGATGTCCAAAGATGAGAGGAAGGATTTCTACAGGAGCATTGCATGGGGCCTCAACCGGCCGCTGTTCGCTGTCTACCGGCGGGTCCTTCGCATGTACGACAACAGGAACCATGTTGGGAA GTACACGCCGGAGGAAATAGACAAGCTGAAAGA GCTGAGGGAGAAGCACGGCAATGACTGGGCGACAATCGGGGCAGCGCTGGGCCGCAGTGCCTCCTCGGTGAAAGACAGGTGCCGGCTGATGAAGGACACCTGCAACACGG GGAAGTGgacggaggaggaggagcaaagGCTGGCTGAGGTGGTACACGAGCTGACCGGGACGGAACCGGGCCACGCCGTCACTCAGGGCGTGTCCTGGGCCTCGGTGGCCGAGCTGGTGGGCACGCGCTCCGAGAAGCAGTGCCGCTCCAAGTGGCTGAACTACCTCAACTGGAAGCAGAGCGGCGGCACTGAGTGGACCAAGGAGGACGACATGAACCTCATCGGCAG GATTGTGGAGCTGCAGGTGAATGATGAGAATGAGATCAACTGGGACGTGCTGGCGGGGGGGTGGAGTAGCGTGCGCTCCCCCCAGTGGCTGCGCAGCAAATGGTGGACTATCAAGAGACAGGTGTCCAACCACAAGGAGCTGCCCCTGGCCG TGCTTCTGAAGGGCCTACAAGACCTGGCTGAGCACCAGCAGCCCTACAGCAAGGTCGTGGTGGGGTCACCGCGGGCCGGAAGCACCTCGCCATCCTCCGGGCAGCTCCAGCAAGTCCAGATCAGGGTTGCCCGGCTGGAAGAGAGCGGGGCCACGGCCTCCAGCCCCATGGGGGCGCTGCAGATCCCAGTGCAGATCCCGGTGCAGATCACGCACGTCT CCTCCTCAGAACCCTCCTTTGCTGCTAACGACTCTGACACGATAACACTAAACGCAGGAGCCATGCAGGCCTTTGAAATCCTGCCT TCTTTCCATCTGCAGCCGACAGGAACCCCAGGGACATACTATATCCAGACAGGCTCGAGCTCAGGCCTGCCGCTGACAGTCTCTGCCAGCTCCACGGTCACCCTGACCGCCTCAGCCACACCCTCCTCCCCTGAGCAGATCATTGTCCATGGCCTCTCG GCTGACAGCCTCCTGAGTTCCAGCGACAATGTTGCCGTGCAGATGGCTAACCCCGGCGTCATCATCCAGACGGTCTCCTCTGACGAGCTGGCCTCCCCTGCTCCCCTGGAGGCCTCTGAGGACGTAGACGGGAGCTTGGCCAAAGCAGACGAGGGTGCCAGGAGCCCCAGGACACATGCCACTAGCCCTGGGGGCGAGAAGTTCCTGCAGAGCTCGgcggaggaggacgaggagccCACAGGAGTGCAGGAGCACCTGGCGGATTCGGCCTTTGCTTCGGAG CCTCTGGAAACGCAGGTAGTGGAAGGGGCAGTAGGGGGCAGCGCAGTCCTCATCGTGCCCTCACCCAACACCTTTATCCAGGCTGCAGATGACATCGTAGGAGACTCTGTTTTGCCCCTAACAGCACTGACAG ACCCGATACTTGAAAACCAGGGGGAGAGCTCTGACTGA
- the dmtf1 gene encoding cyclin-D-binding Myb-like transcription factor 1 isoform X3, producing the protein MGVYCQSRFAEAPPSDANDPQLFIGQGKCSRKSGSSRTEDEAEHLGPDESLEPAHKRLCLSNDDELHVSGSAPRISVVTLPISENDESFEVTMTATTEMTEGDMSEGAVAQIQILQNDDTHSPQKPEEASPVSQAWFTTKEDKVTLVNKGHKWKQGMWSKEEIDILMSNIDQYIKSRGIQDPTEIIFEMSKDERKDFYRSIAWGLNRPLFAVYRRVLRMYDNRNHVGKYTPEEIDKLKELREKHGNDWATIGAALGRSASSVKDRCRLMKDTCNTGKWTEEEEQRLAEVVHELTGTEPGHAVTQGVSWASVAELVGTRSEKQCRSKWLNYLNWKQSGGTEWTKEDDMNLIGRIVELQVNDENEINWDVLAGGWSSVRSPQWLRSKWWTIKRQVSNHKELPLAVLLKGLQDLAEHQQPYSKVVVGSPRAGSTSPSSGQLQQVQIRVARLEESGATASSPMGALQIPVQIPVQITHVSSSEPSFAANDSDTITLNAGAMQAFEILPSFHLQPTGTPGTYYIQTGSSSGLPLTVSASSTVTLTASATPSSPEQIIVHGLSADSLLSSSDNVAVQMANPGVIIQTVSSDELASPAPLEASEDVDGSLAKADEGARSPRTHATSPGGEKFLQSSAEEDEEPTGVQEHLADSAFASECVAFLASGNAGSGRGSRGQRSPHRALTQHLYPGCR; encoded by the exons ATG GGAGTATACTGCCAATCCAGATTTGCGGAGGCTCCGCCCAGTGACGCAAATGATCCTCAATTGTTCATTGGCCAGGGAAAATGTAGCAGGAAGTCAGGAAGTAGTCGGACTGAAGATG AAGCGGAGCACCTTGGACCAGATGAGAGCTTGGAGCCTGCCCACAAAAGGCTGTGCCTGTCCAATGACGATGAGCTTCACGTCTCCGGCTCTGCCCCACGCATCTCTGTCGTCACCCTCCCCA TTTCAGAGAACGATGAAAGTTTTGAGGTGACAATGACGGCCACGACGGAAATGACGGAGGGTGACATGAGCGAGGGTGCTGTGGCCCAGATCCAG ATACTGCAGAACGATGATACACACTCACCTCAGAAGCCTGAGGAGGCCTCGCCGGTCAGCCAGGCATGGTTCACAACTAAAGAGGACAAGGTCACTCTCGTGAACAAAG GTCATAAATGGAAACAGGGAATGTGGTCAAAGGAAGAGATTGACATCCTCATGAGCAATATCGACCAGTATATAAAG AGCCGGGGTATCCAGGACCCCACGGAGATCATCTTCGAGATGTCCAAAGATGAGAGGAAGGATTTCTACAGGAGCATTGCATGGGGCCTCAACCGGCCGCTGTTCGCTGTCTACCGGCGGGTCCTTCGCATGTACGACAACAGGAACCATGTTGGGAA GTACACGCCGGAGGAAATAGACAAGCTGAAAGA GCTGAGGGAGAAGCACGGCAATGACTGGGCGACAATCGGGGCAGCGCTGGGCCGCAGTGCCTCCTCGGTGAAAGACAGGTGCCGGCTGATGAAGGACACCTGCAACACGG GGAAGTGgacggaggaggaggagcaaagGCTGGCTGAGGTGGTACACGAGCTGACCGGGACGGAACCGGGCCACGCCGTCACTCAGGGCGTGTCCTGGGCCTCGGTGGCCGAGCTGGTGGGCACGCGCTCCGAGAAGCAGTGCCGCTCCAAGTGGCTGAACTACCTCAACTGGAAGCAGAGCGGCGGCACTGAGTGGACCAAGGAGGACGACATGAACCTCATCGGCAG GATTGTGGAGCTGCAGGTGAATGATGAGAATGAGATCAACTGGGACGTGCTGGCGGGGGGGTGGAGTAGCGTGCGCTCCCCCCAGTGGCTGCGCAGCAAATGGTGGACTATCAAGAGACAGGTGTCCAACCACAAGGAGCTGCCCCTGGCCG TGCTTCTGAAGGGCCTACAAGACCTGGCTGAGCACCAGCAGCCCTACAGCAAGGTCGTGGTGGGGTCACCGCGGGCCGGAAGCACCTCGCCATCCTCCGGGCAGCTCCAGCAAGTCCAGATCAGGGTTGCCCGGCTGGAAGAGAGCGGGGCCACGGCCTCCAGCCCCATGGGGGCGCTGCAGATCCCAGTGCAGATCCCGGTGCAGATCACGCACGTCT CCTCCTCAGAACCCTCCTTTGCTGCTAACGACTCTGACACGATAACACTAAACGCAGGAGCCATGCAGGCCTTTGAAATCCTGCCT TCTTTCCATCTGCAGCCGACAGGAACCCCAGGGACATACTATATCCAGACAGGCTCGAGCTCAGGCCTGCCGCTGACAGTCTCTGCCAGCTCCACGGTCACCCTGACCGCCTCAGCCACACCCTCCTCCCCTGAGCAGATCATTGTCCATGGCCTCTCG GCTGACAGCCTCCTGAGTTCCAGCGACAATGTTGCCGTGCAGATGGCTAACCCCGGCGTCATCATCCAGACGGTCTCCTCTGACGAGCTGGCCTCCCCTGCTCCCCTGGAGGCCTCTGAGGACGTAGACGGGAGCTTGGCCAAAGCAGACGAGGGTGCCAGGAGCCCCAGGACACATGCCACTAGCCCTGGGGGCGAGAAGTTCCTGCAGAGCTCGgcggaggaggacgaggagccCACAGGAGTGCAGGAGCACCTGGCGGATTCGGCCTTTGCTTCGGAG TGTGTGGCTTTTTTAGCCTCTGGAAACGCAGGTAGTGGAAGGGGCAGTAGGGGGCAGCGCAGTCCTCATCGTGCCCTCACCCAACACCTTTATCCAGGCTGCAGATGA
- the tmem243b gene encoding transmembrane protein 243b: MAMDDFTTRTYGTSGLDNRPLFGETSARDRIINLVIGGLTSLLVIVTIISSFVFPVPPKPLNIFFAICIIMICASVLVLIFWYRQGDLEPKFRNLIYYILVSIVTLCICANLYFHNVGK, encoded by the exons ATGGCCATGGATGACTTCACGACCCGGACGTATGGCACCAGTGGGCTGGACAACAGGCCTCTGTTCGGGGAGACCTCAGCAAGG gATCGAATAATCAATTTAGTCATCGGCGGACTCACCTCTTTGCTCGTCATA GTAACAATTATTAGTTCCTTCGTTTTTCCCGTTCCTCCGAAACCTCTGAATATCTTCTTTGCCATCTGTATCATCATGATCTGTGCTTCAGTCTTGGTGCTC ATTTTCTGGTACCGCCAAGGAGACCTGGAACCTAAATTCCGAAATCTAATCTATTACATTCTGGTGTCCATCGTCACGTTGTGCATCTGTGCAAACCTGTACTTCCACAATGTAGGGAAGTGA